From the genome of Eucalyptus grandis isolate ANBG69807.140 chromosome 2, ASM1654582v1, whole genome shotgun sequence, one region includes:
- the LOC104438294 gene encoding aldehyde dehydrogenase family 2 member C4 has translation MREREMAENQSNANGSLKTYGAHVPEIKFTKLFINGKFVDSVKGRTLETIDPRNGQATARVAEGDKEDVDLAVKAARQAFDHGPWPRMPGYQRGRIMSKFADLIEENIDELAALDTIDAGKLFSVGKAQDIPHAATMLRYYAGAADKIHGEVLKMSRELHGYTLREPVGVIGHIIPWNFPTVVFFMKVAPALAAGCTMIVKPAEQTPLSALFYAHLAKKAGIPDGVINIVTGFGRTAGAAISNHMDIDMVSFTGSTEVGRIVMQAAATSNLKQVSLELGGKSPLIIFDDVDLDTATDLALTGILHNKGEICVAGSRVYVQEGIYEEFKNKLVAKAKAWPVGDPFDPNVRHGPQVDKKQFEKILAYIEHGKREGATLLTGGERLGTEGYYIQPTIFTNVKEDNMIVKDEIFGPVMSLMKFKTMEEVIKRANDTRYGLAAGVLTKNIDLANTVSRSIRAGTIWINCYFAFDNDCPLGGYKMSGFGRDFGLDALHKYLQVKSVVTPIYKSPWL, from the exons atgagagagagggagatggcaGAGAACCAGAGCAATGCCAACGGGAGCCTGAAGACTTATGGTGCTCATGTTCCAGAGATTAAATTCACCAAGCTCTTCATCAATGGCAAGTTCGTCGATTCTGTCAAAG GGAGGACATTGGAGACGATAGATCCAAGAAATGGACAAGCGACGGCGAGAGTTGCCGAGGGAGACAAAGAGGACGTGGATTTGGCTGTGAAAGCTGCCCGCCAAGCATTTGATCACGGCCCCTGGCCGCGCATGCCCGGCTAT CAAAGGGGAAGGATCATGTCGAAATTTGCGGACTTAATCGAAGAGAACATAGACGAACTAGCTGCTCTGGACACTATAGATGCCGGGAAGCTATTTAGTGTCGGCAAGGCCCAGGACATCCCTCACGCTGCCACGATGCTGAGGTACTATGCCGGTGCAGCGGATAAGATCCACGGCGAGGTATTGAAGATGTCGCGCGAGCTTCACGGGTACACGCTACGGGAGCCGGTTGGCGTGATCGGGCACATCATCCCTTGGAACTTCCCGACCGTGGTGTTCTTTATGAAGGTCGCCCCAGCGCTGGCGGCTGGTTGCACCATGATCGTGAAGCCCGCCGAGCAAACCCCTCTATCGGCTCTCTTTTACGCTCACTTGGCTAAGAAG GCCGGTATTCCTGATGGAGTAATCAACATTGTAACTGGTTTTGGACGGACAGCCGGTGCGGCGATAAGCAATCACATGGACATTGACATG GTTAGTTTTACGGGGTCTACAGAAGTGGGACGCATTGTAATGCAGGCCGCAGCAACAAGCAATTTAAAACAAGTGTCGCTCGAATTGGGCGGGAAATCACCTCTTATAATTTTTGATGATGTTGATTTAGATACTGCTACTGATCTTGCTCTAACCGGTATCCTCCATAACAAG GGAGAAATATGTGTTGCGGGCTCTCGTGTCTATGTTCAAGAAGGGATCTATGAAGAGTTCAAGAACAAGCTAGTGGCAAAGGCAAAGGCTTGGCCGGTCGGCGACCCATTTGATCCGAATGTCCGTCACGGACCGCAA GTCGATAAGAAACAGTTTGAGAAGATACTTGCATACATCGAGcatggaaagagagaaggagccACGCTTTTGACTGGGGGCGAGCGTCTGGGCACCGAAGGTTACTACATTCAGCCAACAATCTTCACAAATGTTAAG GAGGACAACATGATTGTGAAGGATGAGATTTTCGGCCCTGTCATGTCGCTCATGAAATTCAA GACCATGGAGGAGGTGATCAAGAGGGCCAATGACACGAGGTATGGTCTAGCAGCAGGGGTTTTGACGAAGAACATAGATCTGGCGAACACAGTCTCGAGGTCAATTCGAGCAGGCACCATCTGGATAAATTGCTACTTTGCATTCGACAATGACTGTCCTCTTGGCGGCTACAAGATGAGCGGCTTTGGCAGAGATTTTGGTTTGGACGCTCTCCACAAATACCTACAAGTCAAATCTGTTGTGACCCCCATTTACAAGTCTCCCTGGCTTTGA
- the LOC104438295 gene encoding LOW QUALITY PROTEIN: aldehyde dehydrogenase family 2 member C4 (The sequence of the model RefSeq protein was modified relative to this genomic sequence to represent the inferred CDS: deleted 1 base in 1 codon) → MAANQSNANKSLKAYDEHIPEIKFTKLFINGEFVDSVKGRTFETIDPRNGKVIARVAEGDKEDVDLAVKAARQAFDHGPWPRMPGYQRGRIMSKFADLIEENINELAALDTVDAGKLFSMGKALDIPQAATMLRYYAGAADKIHGEVLKMSRELHGYTLCEPVGVVGHIIPWNFPTTMFFVKVAPALAAGCTMVVKPAEQTPLSALFYAHLAKKAGVPDGVINVVAGFGPTAGAAISNHMDVDMVSFTGSTEVGRMVMQAAATSNLKQVSLELGGKSPLIVFDDANLDTATDLALTGILFNKGEICVAGSRVYVQEGIYEEFEKKLVAKAKAWSVGDPFDPNVHQGPQAGKKQFEKILSYIEHGKREGATLLTGGERLGTEGYYIKPTIFANVKEDNMIMKDEIFGPVMSLMKFKTVEEAIKRANYTRYGLAAGILTKNIDLVNTVSRSIQAGVIWVNCYFAFDNDCPYGGYKMSGFGRDLGVDALHKYLHVKSVVTPIYNSPWL, encoded by the exons atggcggcGAACCAGAGCAACGCAAACAAAAGTCTGAAGGCTTATGATGAACATATTCCGGAGATCAAGTTCACCAAGCTCTTCATCAATGGCGAGTTCGTCGATTCCGTCAAAG GGAGGACGTTCGAGACGATAGATCCGAGAAATGGAAAAGTTATAGCAAGAGTTGCAGAGGGAGATAAAGAGGATGTGGATTTGGCCGTGAAAGCCGCCCGCCAAGCATTTGATCACGGCCCCTGGCCACGCATGCCGGGTTAT CAAAGGGGAAGGATCATGTCGAAATTTGCGGACTTGATCGAAGAGAATATAAACGAACTGGCCGCTTTGGACACCGTGGACGCCGGGAAGCTATTCAGCATGGGCAAGGCCTTGGACATTCCTCAAGCTGCCACAATGCTCAGGTACTATGCCGGTGCAGCGGACAAGATCCACGGTGAGGTACTGAAGATGTCGCGTGAGCTTCACGGGTACACCCTATGTGAGCCGGTCGGTGTGGTTGGGCACATCATCCCTTGGAACTTCCCGACCACCATGTTCTTCGTGAAGGTTGCCCCGGCATTGGCAGCTGGTTGCACCATGGTCGTGAAGCCCGCAGAGCAAACCCCTCTATCGGCTCTCTTTTATGCTCATTTGGCTAAGAAA GCTGGTGTTCCTGATGGAGTGATCAATGTTGTAGCCGGCTTTGGACCAACGGCC GGTGCAGCGATAAGCAATCATATGGACGTTGATATG GTCAGTTTTACGGGATCTACAGAAGTAGGACGAATGGTGATGCAAGCTGCAGCAACAAGCAACTTGAAACAAGTGTCCCTCGAATTGGGTGGGAAATCGCCTCTTATAGTCTTTGATGATGCCAATTTAGATACCGCTACTGACCTTGCTCTGACCGGTATCCTCTTTAACAAG GGAGAAATATGCGTCGCGGGCTCTCGGGTGTATGTTCAAGAAGGGATCTATGAAGAGTTTGAGAAGAAGCTAGTGGCAAAGGCGAAGGCTTGGTCGGTCGGCGATCCGTTTGATCCAAATGTCCATCAAGGACCGCAG GCTGGTAAGAAACAGTTTGAGAAGATACTTTCTTACATCGAGcatggaaagagagaaggagccACGCTTTTGACTGGGGGCGAGCGTTTGGGCACCGAAGGGTACTACATAAAGCCAACAATCTTTGCAAATGTTAAG GAGGACAACATGATCATGAAGGACGAGATTTTCGGTCCCGTCATGTCGCTCATGAAATTCAA GACTGTCGAGGAGGCAATTAAGAGGGCCAACTATACGAGGTACGGCTTGGCAGCGGGGATTTTGACGAAGAACATAGATCTGGTGAACACGGTCTCAAGGTCAATCCAAGCTGGTGTCATCTGGGTAAATTGCTACTTTGCGTTCGACAATGATTGTCCCTATGGTGGCTACAAGATGAGCGGCTTCGGGAGAGATCTCGGTGTGGATGCTCTCCACAAATATCTACATGTTAAATCTGTTGTGACCCCAATTTATAACTCTCCCTGGCTTTGA